A portion of the Pan troglodytes isolate AG18354 chromosome 10, NHGRI_mPanTro3-v2.0_pri, whole genome shotgun sequence genome contains these proteins:
- the SMIM10L1 gene encoding small integral membrane protein 10-like protein 1, producing the protein MAPAAAPSSLAVRASSPAATPTSYGVFCKGLSRTLLAFFELAWQLRMNFPYFYVAGSVILNIRLQVHI; encoded by the coding sequence ATGGCCCCCGCGGCGGCTCCGTCCTCCTTGGCCGTCAGGGCCTCAAGCCCCGCCGCGACACCCACCTCGTACGGCGTCTTCTGCAAGGGGCTCTCCCGCACCCTGCTCGCCTTCTTCGAGCTGGCCTGGCAGCTGCGCATGAACTTCCCGTACTTCTACGTCGCGGGCTCGGTGATCCTCAACATCCGATTGCAGGTACATATTTAG